In Inquilinus sp. Marseille-Q2685, the following proteins share a genomic window:
- a CDS encoding DUF4396 domain-containing protein — MIEQPIDYFLIAWFVLALLSTAYVAWDQFRNNPEPVVMRWGFILVTLYMGPFGLLLYVLADKEPRPGTHEEFTAPLWKQGIGSTIHCVAGDATGIILAAAVTAVLGLPMGIDLVIEYAAGFAFGLFIFQSLFMKEMMGGTYWENVRKTFLPEFISMNAMMAGMGPVMAFLMMGRDMRAMEPTELLFWGVMSLGVMAGFALAYPFNVWMVAKDLKHGLMTDRKPGTRFHQARPANPGAKDHRERHGGGAAAHGEQHAHHGAAQHGGGERRHGSDLPPARAPTGPQVAAMAGVTFLMLLTGLVTPAFSVNLGLSARDVGGVIMPPGMIMDFNTPGETMRDMAAIRPGLVSYEAPPTARGDQPLKPRIENGAKVFDLEASVIRWNILGGETVEAYAYNRQVPGPRLALTQGDRVRINFTNRLPESTTVHWHGLVVPNQMDGPAEITQAPVPPGGRYTYEFEVGQSGTYFYHTHDHADRQQALGLYGALVIAPRDPAAEPRADREYTILLQEWLKRRWLTYPAMLMEGGLPNFFTINGKAYPATDTIRMKVGETVKLRFIGSNNNFVHPMHVHGGPFEVVAIDGETLTESARYLADTVNVGPGQRFDVIWTARRPGKWLIHCHIPHHTTNNNVEEAGGGGLTMILDVEA; from the coding sequence ATGATCGAACAGCCAATCGACTATTTCCTGATTGCCTGGTTCGTGCTCGCCCTGCTGTCGACGGCCTATGTCGCCTGGGATCAGTTCCGGAACAATCCGGAGCCGGTCGTCATGCGCTGGGGCTTCATTCTCGTCACCCTCTACATGGGACCGTTCGGCCTGCTGCTGTATGTGCTGGCCGACAAGGAACCGCGGCCGGGCACCCATGAGGAGTTCACGGCGCCGCTCTGGAAGCAGGGCATCGGCTCGACGATCCACTGCGTAGCCGGCGATGCGACCGGGATCATTCTGGCAGCCGCAGTGACGGCCGTCCTCGGCCTGCCGATGGGGATCGATCTCGTCATCGAATATGCCGCGGGCTTCGCGTTCGGCCTCTTCATCTTCCAGTCGCTGTTCATGAAGGAGATGATGGGCGGCACGTATTGGGAGAACGTGCGGAAGACCTTCCTGCCCGAATTCATCAGCATGAACGCCATGATGGCCGGCATGGGGCCGGTCATGGCCTTCCTGATGATGGGCCGGGACATGCGCGCCATGGAGCCGACGGAGCTCCTGTTCTGGGGGGTGATGTCGCTCGGCGTGATGGCGGGCTTTGCGCTCGCCTATCCGTTCAACGTCTGGATGGTGGCCAAGGACCTGAAGCATGGGCTGATGACCGACCGCAAGCCGGGCACCCGGTTCCACCAGGCGCGCCCGGCAAATCCGGGTGCCAAAGACCATCGCGAGCGTCACGGCGGTGGGGCCGCGGCTCATGGCGAGCAGCACGCGCATCATGGAGCGGCTCAGCACGGTGGCGGAGAACGCCGTCATGGATCGGACCTTCCTCCCGCCAGGGCCCCGACCGGGCCGCAGGTCGCGGCCATGGCCGGCGTCACCTTCCTGATGCTGCTGACCGGCCTCGTCACCCCGGCCTTCTCCGTCAATCTCGGGCTGAGCGCGCGCGACGTGGGCGGCGTCATCATGCCGCCGGGCATGATCATGGATTTCAACACGCCGGGCGAGACGATGCGCGACATGGCTGCAATCCGGCCCGGCCTCGTCAGCTATGAGGCCCCGCCCACGGCCCGCGGCGACCAGCCGCTCAAGCCCCGCATCGAGAACGGCGCCAAGGTGTTCGACCTTGAGGCCTCCGTCATTCGCTGGAACATCCTGGGCGGCGAGACGGTCGAGGCCTATGCCTACAACCGCCAGGTTCCTGGCCCTCGCCTCGCCCTCACGCAGGGCGACCGGGTGCGGATCAACTTCACCAACCGCCTGCCGGAATCGACGACGGTCCATTGGCATGGGCTGGTCGTCCCGAACCAGATGGACGGGCCGGCAGAGATCACGCAAGCACCCGTGCCGCCCGGCGGCCGCTACACCTACGAATTCGAGGTCGGCCAATCCGGCACCTATTTCTACCACACCCATGACCACGCCGACCGTCAGCAGGCCCTGGGGCTTTACGGCGCCCTAGTGATCGCGCCACGCGATCCGGCCGCCGAACCCCGCGCCGACCGTGAGTACACGATTCTGCTGCAGGAATGGCTGAAGCGGAGATGGCTCACCTATCCGGCGATGCTCATGGAGGGCGGCCTGCCGAACTTCTTCACGATCAACGGCAAGGCCTATCCCGCGACCGACACGATCCGGATGAAGGTCGGCGAGACCGTGAAGCTGCGCTTTATCGGATCCAATAACAATTTCGTGCACCCGATGCATGTCCATGGCGGCCCCTTCGAGGTGGTCGCCATCGACGGAGAAACCCTAACGGAGAGCGCGCGCTATCTTGCCGACACCGTAAATGTCGGCCCCGGACAGCGGTTCGACGTGATCTGGACCGCGCGTCGGCCGGGCAAATGGCTGATCCACTGCCACATCCCCCATCATACGACGAACAACAACGTCGAGGAGGCAGGCGGCGGCGGGCTGACGATGATCCTCGACGTCGAGGCCTGA